aagatggtaacaccaatcgaattatcgtctctgcgcccgaacacacgatgccgaacctctgcattactaacatggtgttgccactgtatgtcagcaatccttcggagacaacgatgatcgaacacagagagtcgtctaacatcctcaactcggagaggccaggtttcacaagcatagagcaaaactgctctcaccgacgcgttgtagatccgaccttttacagccagactaacatcacgaaggcgccaaagatggcccagattggcataagccgctctggctttcattatacgtgcatcaatctcatcactcacgcccccaccagcacttatatagctacctagatacacgaacttctcaactacttcaatctgctcaccatccagggtgagtacaggatgagaatcctgccagtcttgtaggagtactttgcacttggagggtgcaaagcacataccgtacctgcggacactgattgccaactgattaagtgcggattgtacgccttgggcattatcgcacaataagacaatatcatccgcatactcgaggtcgagaagtcgttctccaggcaacatatccacaccgccattacttacatccatcagagctgtttccaggatgtcgtcgatggcaaagttgaagaggaatggtgagattgggcaaccctgcctaaccccactgctcgaatggaacaagggagaaaggtggttgtatgccctcactctgcctgaggtgttcgtatacagggcctttaagatgttaatgaacttctcaggcacacccttcttcaatagacaatcccagagaacagtcctgtccaacgaatcgaaggccgccctgatatcaagaaacactacgattgttggcctgcgataagtatgacggtgttctaacatttggcggagggtgaagatgtgatcaatgcatcctcgaccagaacgaaaaccagcctgctcctcgcgagtcaatcgttctcgggttttaaacaacctacgaagaatgatagaagccaatagtttggacgcaatcggaagtagacttatcccccgatagttattaaaggaacaacgtgaaccctttttaaagatagggacgactattgactcattccaagatgttggaacactttcttcctcccaaacctttgcaaacaacaccgtcagttccttagccagaaagtcatcatcatctttaaaaagagccggaggtaagtcatctgggcccggtgatttgtagcgcttcaagagttggagttccttgcggacttccgcctcgtttggtggatcagtcgtcaccggccatggggggcaggacaaactggtcgatgttgccggagcagcaggccagttgaacggcccttcgaaaaattcagcccatcgtccaagacgtcgagagatgttagtgattggcatcccgtcatcctcgtagattgtttcactcacaccagacttcttgctgccagtggctcggatgagttggaagagcttccggcagttaccagatgcagctgctgcttccatctcattagcacgctccgaccaccaggcttctcggtccttacgcaagctttgcccaatttcattacgtaacagccttcgtttgtggtcatactcacggtcacccggagtagaccgacgggcttccatcagttgtaaggagccagaagaaacccagtgcttgtaagcgggacgtttcgcgaagccgcaagcggctttactcgccattttcatggcgtcgtgaagatgcaaccaatgctcatctatacttttcggtgggatggtagctagcctagaagctagctccgctcgatacttacttgcaacagaagttgcagccagtttactaacatcgatccgttggtggtggtcaatccttcggccactgaaaagtgagattggcgcagaccagggcatgatcagactccagataggtactccaaaaggagcggcagtcttgtacacaaccacgccagcggtagctgatcgcgatgtgatcaatctgagtccaggcttgggatgcagagggaggacgccaggtagcacaccggcgatgactgtgccggaagttagtgctggccagaaacaggttgtggtctgtgcacagttgcagcgaacggtccccgttatctgtcctgagaccaacaagtccccatcggccacctaaacgactctcttctgtgcctagacgcccgacctgagcattcaagtctccggctaatactacaatatctgtcgaacgcgctttctggagaagaactgttaactggtggtaaaactcatccttgattgcatccgggctgcaatctgtcggggcataggcggagatgacgaaaagacaccgattctcacgccgatttcttctcactttgatggaactttctaatctaacagcacataaccgactgttaatggggatccaatcgattagtgttGCCTCAGCCCTAgtgcttagtgcgacaccaacgccagcaagaccagacgaagatgccacagggtccccggataagcgcacgtgaaacaagcttttcgaggcgacagatggagagcggatttgtagtacttcactagagtcttgaatacgggtctcggatagacaacaaacgtcaacattaagaccttccaaagacatagacagccctatctgttgtctgatctgcattagtgtgcgaacgttggaggaagccagcttgaacggcgtacgtggtttcagaaagactgcttcagtattcataatcggtggaagcattcactttcaaccagacagtgactggagatcgtttagataggacagattttccaccaagagcgagctgctgcataagttgaaaagtaaggttacacaaattggggataaaagggggtgaattagcgatatggtaaataataataataatagtaataatgcaaattgaattgtttcttgtatgaacgagaatataattgtcagctgaatgttccatttcatttatttgcgagagggctgtgatactgcccgggtgcccaaaccgaagcaggtggttttcttagggggccacacccggagcctttgacctagaggtctaatccacaaggcaatggagcatcgtgaggagatgcagtcccatggtagccggtgaccaacaacaggttcattcgccattcgttccatcaggatactggagcccatgtgcaccattggtttggaatcagggttttccaactcccctaggtggactcgccttgtccaccaacccggttatagcgccggacattcgcttttcgtcctctcactttcgtaagcaacacccccgccacgagaaggcagcgagtaggacttccctggcagaggctatatattcgcgtggccatgtgaataTATAGCCAGATTATATTGTTACTTCTATATTAATTCCTAAGGAGGGAATGTATAGTCAAGTTTATGATCTTAGATAGTTCTTGTTATGTAATTATTTTCTATCGCATTGATCACAATTTCACCAATAATACTTTATCAGTTTAATTACTTACACTCGCTGGCTGAGACTATGTAACATCATTTTCTATGATGCTATTCATCATAGACTCCAGATGAATTAAAATCAACAGTTTTTCAGTCCATAATGAAGTTACTACTTCTGTTTATAGCAACACAAACCAGTtcagattatcattattatcacgtttaaaaaaaacaatacattaatggctttaatttttattatgaaaatttgTTAAACCAAACAAAAACCAACAGTTGGTTATATCTATCCAACAAATGAAGTGAtggaaatttttatttatcatgGTTTTTCTATTGTTTGTGGAAATCCCCATTTACACACtttctttactttttaaaatTATCCACATCAATCAATGAGAAGAGAAAGACAATGGTCTCAACATAATAAAGCAGAAGAGATGAACAAGTAAAGATACGTCTTTGTATATAAAAatcatttttcaaaaaaaacaaaacactttgTGATATAAACAACCAGTTATTTTATGTGGATTAATAGAAAAAGTAATGCAACGTTCATATACACAAAATGACGTTGTGAAACACTATAATAACGATCATCGGCTGTACAAAATTTTAAGCTTATCAAGAGGGCAAACAACCGTGAGACATTTCCGTAAAATCGTACAAAATAATATCAATGAAATCACTTTTAGGATGTAATTAAGAACAACGTGTTTGAGTAATAATTGTGTTACCTCTTCGTATAGTTTGAGTTTGACAGTTTTGTTGACCTATAAAAAGCAATAAAGAATATGGCTATTATTTTTCCTGATTAAAGACGTTACCTGTTAAAATTTAGAAGAATAATCAATGCAAACACCTCTACCGTTAAAAAGACTACTCTTTGTCGGCTACAAAATTATAGCATCTTGACTAAATTTCAACCAAAAAGTGGTTTTCGAAAATAGAATAgttatattttgttgtttagCTGTGTGATGCGACCGCCaaaactaaacaaaataagTCTCCAAGCGTTCAATCACTAACGCTTTTTAAGTAGTTTCTATTTGCCAGGCTTTTGAACCGTTAGGTGATCAAGCTTACGACATTGTCACTTTATctgcaaatattcatcaacgtAGAATCTGGTACGGATGTGTATTTACTCAAGTAGTCATACAGTAAATCAGTACAGTGAGAGAGAGGAGAATTTAAATTCAATTGTCATGGAAATCTAAACACGAAAAGTATAGATCATTAAGAAGCAAATAGGAAGGAAGGTTGGAAAGTTACGAATGGTACATAACTCAAGATTTGGAGGAAAATGGAGAACAAATGCAACTGCTCAACTCTAAATGATTTAGTACTATTCCATCCAAAGCCTTCGTTCAACTACTGACTACAAATATTGCACGAGTCCCAATCAGGAAATCTACACCAATCGACTCGACTCAGACCCATAGTTAATAAACTTATGGCGCGATGCCATATTTTGATGTGACTACTCTGAACTTTTTCCCAACCCATTCAGCATCGTACATCAAGGTAGGTATTTATTATTCATGCGTTACACGTATTACATCCATCTTCAGTAGATGCAAGCGTATAACTTTATTACTCAAATTGCCATCTTTAGCTAACATAAAACACTTAACCTCAGCATTACTGGCTTGTTTAAATCATATAGGAGATATATTGAAATACAACTAtgatgagtcacttgaagcctACATATGTGTTTTACATTCACGGATCATGTTTCATACAACTTACCTTGATGTCTAATAAACCCATGAGATTCATCTGATGAATGGAACATACCGCCGAATGGTGAAAAAAAGCCatcgtcatcaccatcatcgtcGTCAAATAATCCACGGAAATTGAAGAACGAACCATGATCATCAGAATGTCTGTGCTGACGAAACATATCGAAGTTTCGGAAGAAGCTATTAAAATCAAAATCTGGAGCACCATTTCCACCAGGCTGTTGTGTATAATAACTATGTCCAACACTATCATACTGTCTACGTTTTTCATCATCAGAGAGAACATCATAAGCTTGGTAAGGAAATAAATCAAGTAAAATATTGAGTAATACAAAGTGATTAGACGAAATCCAATAGATTGACTCTgaacaataaaataaagttttgaTTATTGCATTAGGTTACTAGTAGGATGAATAATAAGTACTATATTAGATACTTATCAGGATTAACTCAGTAAATATGCAGTTGATTGTTAGTGCGTGGATGTATCTcagcagtcagtcagctacaacgtaggaccaggcacatatatgcatcggtccaagttgccatacctcaccaACACAAGacgaacaccaaattcatagaagcagttacttcaatggtagtaatatataaaaacaagATTGCACATAAAAATATGTGAAAGAGTTAGTTCGTAGAAAGGTATTAAGTAATTCTAACCCCACGGTTCAAGGGAATACAAAAAGTGTCTACAcccacgccattgtgatcgattctgagccatgtcacgaAGAGTCTCCAACCAATGGTTACGAAAGTtacgcagaccccaaccaagttgtctgcatctaccaacatggctcataccagaagttagtgacttcatggacagatgccacgttttggtttggacGCCTCACAACGTCATGATTCCGAgtaataccctgcatctaacctcactattacttacccggtgatcccagaagatgctgctaatatttctaagacatctgtggtcgaATACTAGTACCTTACAAGTATCTCTtcctcttaatggccacgttttgcagccgtacagtagaacagaacgaactgctgagcagtatactcgtcccttaattgatagacggatatctcgccttcaccataggtgacgtaagctGGCAAAAagcaaacgagctttttgaatccgtgctgagatttcatcagacaccaacccgttagggttgatcagacttccaagataagtgaagttcgattacttcactccctatccttagttcaggtgttgacgcaggtcagtcctggagcaacaatcTACATTTAGAGGGAgaaaacgcatcccaaacatccttgcattgttactcagtgctaccaaaagacactgcattttgtcagcatcttcaccaaacaggactatgccATCTGAGTATCTCAAGTCGATAAGTAGACCtactggtaggagatcaattcctgaaaattcagtcgacgagagcgtCATTTCCAgaagtaggtctatgatgaagttaaacaaaaatggggatagtggacagccttgttggacaccacttgaggttgtaaattcagatgacagttcgccataagctctgactcgactggtattgttcgagtaaagagtcttagcaaggtttatgtacttctgaggaacgccttttaatgacagacactgccacagaacctctcggtcgaCAGAGTCAAATACTGCT
The sequence above is drawn from the Schistosoma mansoni strain Puerto Rico chromosome 3, complete genome genome and encodes:
- a CDS encoding putative dnaj homolog subfamily B member; the protein is MQDLLKYFVLLIFSLEFLLSKSNAEQDYYDILGISKSASNSDVKKAFRKLALKYHPDKNKDEDAQKKFVKIAEAYDVLSDDEKRRQYDSVGHSYYTQQPGGNGAPDFDFNSFFRNFDMFRQHRHSDDHGSFFNFRGLFDDDDGDDDGFFSPFGGMFHSSDESHGFIRHQGQQNCQTQTIRRGNTIITQTRCS